The Coregonus clupeaformis isolate EN_2021a chromosome 13, ASM2061545v1, whole genome shotgun sequence genome includes a region encoding these proteins:
- the psmg1 gene encoding proteasome assembly chaperone 1, whose protein sequence is MATFFGEVLSVYSRAVEEDDDDLDAENEDEQIHRAIEENREVHIAWCTEVAQSLEGSGSNKLQCSDLIIAVGPNAAGFLSAYVLNTESWDAVGHASLWNERSRGSSRQSIAPLPGEPACLFYRHRDNPAVLVCQSTCYIAEDQLFQWTEKVFGCLQKRGLSVMVLSDSPVAEYKTPDYLYGSAVPFLRSLKSSASKSQALCPALEQPNILTGLPAAVLSHCQVHQIPAVLYQCYTDVISPDSITMETYKPVLLCLSKLVKLEPCLSADVLRKFAIITEAQSNLYT, encoded by the exons ATGGCAACGTTTTTCGGAGAGGTTTTATCCGTTTACTCACGTGCAGTCGAAGAAGACGACGATGATCTGGATGCTGAAAATGAAGATGAGCAAATTCACAGAGCGATAGAAGAAAATAG GGAGGTCCATATTGCGTGGTGCACAGAAGTCGCACAATCACTAGAGGGCTCTGGCAGCAACAAATTGCAATGCTCAGACCTCATCATTGCCGTGGGCCCTAATGCTGCAG GATTTCTGTCTGCGTATGTGTTGAACACTGAAAGCTGGGATGCAGTGGGCCATGCGTCACTATGGAATGAGAGGAGTAGGGGCTCCAGTAGACAGAGCATTGCCCCACTTCCTGGAGAGCCAGCCTGTCTCTTCTACCGACACAGGGACAACCCAGCA GTCCTGGTCTGCCAAAGCACTTGTTACATTGCGGAGGACCAACTGTTTCAATGGACAGAAAAG GTGTTTGGCTGCCTCCAGAAGAGAGGGCTCAGTGTGATGGTGCTGTCGGACAGCCCTGTGGCTGAGTACAAAACGCCAGACTACCTCTATGGTAGCGCTGTCCCCTTCCTACGCTCCCTCAAGAGCAGTGCCTCCAAAAGCCAGGCCCTCTGCCCTGCACTAGAGCAGCCCAACATCCTCACTGGACTGCCAGCTGCAG TACTGAGCCACTGCCAAGTCCATCAGATTCCAGCTGTTCTGTACCAGTGCTACACTGATGTCATCAGCCCAGACTCTATCACCATGGAAACCTACAAACCTGTTCTGTTGTGTCTAAGCAAGTTGGTCAAG TTGGAGCCTTGTCTGAGCGCTGACGTCCTCCGAAAGTTTGCCATAATCACTGAGGCTCAGAGTAACCTGTATACTTAA